The following coding sequences are from one Nicotiana tomentosiformis chromosome 3, ASM39032v3, whole genome shotgun sequence window:
- the LOC104120395 gene encoding uncharacterized protein isoform X1, whose product MDVQNENPNMVEENKILCSFFHGNIFILTNEEEHCNYNYNNNENNTSSYILGCEDYDERGRGGNNESERAIYWESQQALLQEILEQYSLIGSKLREGITRNVDRVKEGNNVCECSNPKVEGCAKCLRRRVVHQLCEKGFNASLCTSKWKHTSKMPGDAGRHEYIEVIASTQGRKKKIPFLIELEFQDEFKMAKACKEYTKLISQLPEVFIGKPEHLNAIIRLMCDAAKKSTEQQRIHLGPWRKRNFMQMKWSANNSTTERRLVNINIDQQTLSKLRLNISPMQEVDVRPGLEFAAATAVKVA is encoded by the exons ATGGATGTTCAAAATGAAAATCCAAATATGGTAGAAGAAAATAAGATCCTATGCAGTTTCTTTCACGGAAATATCTTTATACTTACAAATGAAGAAGAACACTGCAATTACAATTATAATAATAATGAAAATAACACCTCTAGTTATATATTAGGTTGTGAGGATTATGATGAAAGAGGAAGAGGTGGAAACAATGAATCAGAAAGAGCTATCTATTGGGAATCACAACAAGCCTTGCTGCAG GAAATCTTGGAGCAATATAGCTTGATTGGATCAAAACTACGAGAAGGGATTACAAGAAATGTTGATAGAGTTAAAGAGGGAAATAATGTTTGTGAATGTTCAAATCCAAAAGTAGAAGGATGTGCCAAATGCTTAAGGAGAAGAGTGGTACATCAGCTTTGTGAAAAGGGATTCAATGCAAGTCTTTGTACTTCCAAATGGAAACACACCTCAAAGATGCCAGGAG ATGCAGGTAGACATGAATACATAGAAGTGATAGCAAGCACACaaggaagaaagaagaaaatcCCATTCTTGATAGAATTGGAATTTCAAGATGAATTCAAGATGGCAAAAGCATGCAAAGAATACACAAAACTAATAAGCCAATTGCCAGAGGTTTTCATAGGCAAACCCGAGCACTTAAACGCTATTATTCGACTGATGTGTGATGCAGCTAAGAAATCAACGGAACAGCAACGAATCCATTTAGGTCCATGGAGAAAGAGGAATTTCATGCAGATGAAATGGTCAGCTAATAATTCTACTACAGAAAGGAGACTAGTTAATATTAATATTGATCAACAAACGTTGAGTAAACTAAGGTTGAATATTTCGCCAATGCAAGAAGTAGATGTTAGGCCTGGTTTGGAGTTTGCTGCTGCAACTGCTGTCAAAGTTGCATAA
- the LOC104112404 gene encoding pentatricopeptide repeat-containing protein At1g71490 — protein MPSRFSVLPRNLPLSQIQKFIPKKWRSVTESDPRNSVQSLLCSSRESVSGSCEATNESMVDCLLTTLKDFASQGHICKAFRTFSLIRTHVSSQTPCDLVIQSLSSLLLCCTNSKSLPEGKQIHACIINSGIAHSWNLVPRIITFYTTFSLLDNAHAIAETSNILHPLPWNLLISSYVRRGQNEKAFSAYRQMVNRGIRPDEFTYPSVLKACGEQLNLAFGRDIHKSIDASFLEGSLFVQNALVSMYAKCGEVDVAHDIFERMPVKDAVSWNSMISGYASKGMWSKAFELFDRMRATGAEMDIITWNTIAGGCLKTGNFIGALKLFSQMRTCGIQLEPVATLIGLGACSHTGLLKNGKEIHGLVIRSHLDDFDNVSNALINMYARCKALKQAHILFQLVDSKTVITWNTIISGFAHWDRSEETSFLFREMLFSGVEPNYITIASILPLCARVANLQHGKEFHCYLTRREGFEEHLLLWNSLVDMYARSGKVVVARKLFNLMSKKDAVTYTSLIAGYGIQGEGREAIELFNEMIRHHIKPDHVTMVAALSACSHSGHVTQGQKLFEQMQSTYDISPRLEHFSCMVDLFGRAGLLKKAEEIIIKMPYEPTPEMWATLLGACKIHRNTEIGEWAAEKLLELRPDNPGYYVLIANMYADAGRWNKLAKVRTVMRDFGVRKAPGCAWVDTGSGFSPFLVSDTSSGQTNEIYCLLGGLNRQMKDTDYVTTEDSSSEEELCEGLLL, from the coding sequence ATGCCCTCCCGATTCAGTGTGCTTCCAAGAAACCTTCCTTTGTCCCAAATTCAGAAGTTCATACCTAAAAAGTGGAGGAGCGTTACAGAATCAGACCCCCGAAACAGTGTCCAGTCCTTGCTGTGTAGTTCTCGTGAATCTGTTTCAGGGTCTTGTGAAGCAACTAATGAGTCTATGGTGGATTGCCTATTGACAACCTTGAAGGACTTTGCAAGCCAAGGCCACATATGCAAAGCCTTTAGAACTTTTTCACTTATTCGGACCCATGTCTCCTCTCAAACCCCTTGTGATCTTGTTATACAGTCCTTATCGTCTCTTTTGTTATGTTGTACTAACAGTAAGTCACTTCCCGAAGGGAAACAAATTCATGCCTGCATTATTAACTCAGGCATTGCGCATAGTTGGAATTTGGTGCCAAGGATAATCACCTTCTATACGACCTTCAGTTTACTTGATAATGCTCATGCAATTGCTGAAACTTCAAATATTTTGCACCCTCTCCCTTGGAATCTCCTTATTTCTTCCTATGTCAGAAGGGGGCAAAATGAAAAGGCGTTCTCTGCCTATAGACAGATGGTGAATAGAGGTATAAGACCCGATGAGTTCACTTATCCATCTGTTCTGAAGGCCTGCGGTGAACAATTAAATCTTGCTTTTGGCCGGGATATTCACAAATCTATAGATGCTAGTTTCCTAGAGGGTAGCTTGTTTGTCCAGAATGCTTTAGTTTCCATGTACGCGAAATGCGGGGAAGTGGATGTTGCACATGACATATTTGAAAGGATGCCAGTTAAGGATGCAGTCTCATGGAATTCAATGATCTCTGGTTATGCTTCCAAAGGTATGTGGAGTAAAGCTTTTGAGCTTTTTGATAGAATGAGGGCTACTGGTGCTGAAATGGATATTATTACTTGGAACACCATAGCTGGAGGTTGCTTGAAGACAGGTAACTTTATTGGGGCTCTTAAATTGTTCTCTCAAATGAGAACTTGTGGAATTCAGCTAGAACCTGTGGCAACACTGATTGGTTTGGGTGCATGTTCTCATACTGGTTTGTTAAAAAATGGAAAAGAAATTCATGGTTTAGTGATTCGAAGTCACCTTGACGATTTCGATAATGTAAGCAATGCTTTAATCAATATGTATGCCAGATGCAAGGCGCTTAAGCAGGCACATATTTTATTTCAGTTGGTTGACTCTAAAACTGTAATTACCTGGAATACGATCATATCTGGCTTTGCACATTGGGACAGGTCTGAGGAAACCTCCTTTCTTTTCCGAGAAATGCTGTTTTCTGGTGTTGAGCCAAATTATATAACTATAGCAAGCATTCTCCCCCTTTGTGCTAGGGTGGCAAATTTACAACATGGTAAAGAATTTCACTGCTATCTTACAAGGCGGGAAGGGTTTGAGGAACATTTGCTATTGTGGAATTCCCTTGTGGATATGTATGCGAGATCCGGAAAGGTAGTAGTAGCCAGAAAACTATTtaatttgatgagcaagaaagatgcAGTTACCTACACTTCGCTGATAGCAGGATATGGTATTCAAGGTGAAGGAAGAGAAGCAATTGAACTTTTTAATGAGATGATAAGGCACCATATAAAACCAGACCATGTGACCATGGTTGCTGCTTTGTCAGCATGTAGTCATTCAGGCCATGTGACGCAGGGTCAGAAGCTATTCGAACAGATGCAAAGTACTTATGATATAAGTCCTCGTTTGGAGCACTTTTCTTGCATGGTTGACCTCTTTGGTAGGGCTGGTCTACTTAAAAAAGCAGAGGAAATCATTATAAAGATGCCTTATGAACCAACACCTGAAATGTGGGCAACTCTCCTTGGAGCATGTAAGATTCATAGGAATACTGAGATAGGAGAATGGGCAGCTGAGAAACTGCTGGAGCTGAGGCCCGATAATCCTGGATATTATGTGTTGATTGCTAATATGTATGCGGATGCTGGACGTTGGAATAAACTGGCAAAAGTGAGAACCGTCATGCGGGATTTTGGTGTAAGAAAGGCTCCAGGATGTGCTTGGGTTGATACGGGTTCTGGCTTCTCTCCCTTTTTGGTTTCAGATACCTCCAGTGGCCAAACAAATGAAATTTACTGTCTTTTGGGAGGACTGAATAGGCAAATGAAAGACACTGATTATGTGACTACAGAGGATTCTTCTTCCGAAGAAGAACTTTGTGAAGGACTCCTTTTGTGA
- the LOC104120395 gene encoding uncharacterized protein isoform X2 translates to MDVQNENPNMVEENKILCSFFHGNIFILTNEEEHCNYNYNNNENNTSSYILGCEDYDERGRGGNNESERAIYWESQQALLQEILEQYSLIGSKLREGITRNVDRVKEGNNVCECSNPKVEGCAKCLRRRVVHQLCEKGFNASLCTSKWKHTSKMPGGRHEYIEVIASTQGRKKKIPFLIELEFQDEFKMAKACKEYTKLISQLPEVFIGKPEHLNAIIRLMCDAAKKSTEQQRIHLGPWRKRNFMQMKWSANNSTTERRLVNINIDQQTLSKLRLNISPMQEVDVRPGLEFAAATAVKVA, encoded by the exons ATGGATGTTCAAAATGAAAATCCAAATATGGTAGAAGAAAATAAGATCCTATGCAGTTTCTTTCACGGAAATATCTTTATACTTACAAATGAAGAAGAACACTGCAATTACAATTATAATAATAATGAAAATAACACCTCTAGTTATATATTAGGTTGTGAGGATTATGATGAAAGAGGAAGAGGTGGAAACAATGAATCAGAAAGAGCTATCTATTGGGAATCACAACAAGCCTTGCTGCAG GAAATCTTGGAGCAATATAGCTTGATTGGATCAAAACTACGAGAAGGGATTACAAGAAATGTTGATAGAGTTAAAGAGGGAAATAATGTTTGTGAATGTTCAAATCCAAAAGTAGAAGGATGTGCCAAATGCTTAAGGAGAAGAGTGGTACATCAGCTTTGTGAAAAGGGATTCAATGCAAGTCTTTGTACTTCCAAATGGAAACACACCTCAAAGATGCCAGGAG GTAGACATGAATACATAGAAGTGATAGCAAGCACACaaggaagaaagaagaaaatcCCATTCTTGATAGAATTGGAATTTCAAGATGAATTCAAGATGGCAAAAGCATGCAAAGAATACACAAAACTAATAAGCCAATTGCCAGAGGTTTTCATAGGCAAACCCGAGCACTTAAACGCTATTATTCGACTGATGTGTGATGCAGCTAAGAAATCAACGGAACAGCAACGAATCCATTTAGGTCCATGGAGAAAGAGGAATTTCATGCAGATGAAATGGTCAGCTAATAATTCTACTACAGAAAGGAGACTAGTTAATATTAATATTGATCAACAAACGTTGAGTAAACTAAGGTTGAATATTTCGCCAATGCAAGAAGTAGATGTTAGGCCTGGTTTGGAGTTTGCTGCTGCAACTGCTGTCAAAGTTGCATAA